The following proteins are encoded in a genomic region of Arthrobacter jiangjiafuii:
- a CDS encoding organic hydroperoxide resistance protein: MSALYTAVATASGDGRNGEARTSDNQLKVNLATPQEMGGSGDGTNPEQLFAAGYAACFLSALKMIARAEKAPIADAAITADVSLHKQEVGFKLGVELHVEMSGVDQATAEKLVEAAHQVCPYSNATRGNIDVTLDVTVG; this comes from the coding sequence ATGAGCGCTTTGTACACAGCGGTTGCCACCGCATCCGGAGACGGCCGCAACGGCGAAGCCCGGACCAGCGACAACCAGCTGAAGGTCAACCTGGCCACTCCGCAGGAAATGGGAGGATCCGGCGACGGCACCAACCCCGAGCAGCTCTTCGCCGCCGGCTACGCCGCATGCTTCCTGTCCGCACTGAAGATGATTGCCCGTGCCGAGAAGGCCCCCATCGCCGATGCCGCCATCACGGCCGATGTCAGCCTCCACAAGCAGGAAGTCGGATTCAAGCTCGGCGTTGAGCTGCACGTGGAAATGTCCGGCGTGGACCAGGCCACCGCCGAGAAGCTCGTTGAGGCCGCCCACCAGGTCTGCCCGTACTCCAATGCCACCCGCGGCAACATT